The following are encoded together in the Deinococcus soli (ex Cha et al. 2016) genome:
- a CDS encoding nucleoside-diphosphate sugar epimerase/dehydratase encodes MIKFLIDLALWAAAALFAYAFRKPTLVTFGIPLNVVGYIGLSVVVMAVAAWYYRLPRQTWRRVGVPDLMVLARAVMISTLVMFALGFILQSWLQLPRSVPLLSGVLGVLLMGSVRVLSRLLAEKVRSRGTPDQRRVLIVGAGSAGALFAREMLRHPESGLRPIGFMDDEAGKQRQLVVGLPVFGRIADLPEIVSREGAQEVLIAVPSASGDFVRHVVDLAREAQVRYRIIPGVFEILSGDVNINQIRDVNVEDLLRRPPVQLNTSEIAGYLKDRVILVTGAGGSIGSELVRQLVPFEPRIILLFGRGENSIFSIQQELTRSFQEVEKIALIGDVRDEARLRAVFEEYRPEVVFHAAAHKHVPLMERTPSEAILNNVMGTRNVVNLCLEYGTLRLVNVSTDKAVNPTSVMGASKRVAEMVVSAGAARAQPHQAFVSVRFGNVLGSRGSVVPTFMAQIRSGGPITVTHPDMVRYFMTIPEASRLVLQAGGLAENGKVYVLNMGDPVKIADLARDVIRLSGATNVDVVFSGIRPGEKLYEELMTTSEGIDATTHMEIFSAKLAPVDTELIDRELRLLAEHAAQPNPDAIRTDLARLIPENKFGQVR; translated from the coding sequence TTGATCAAGTTCCTCATTGATTTGGCATTATGGGCTGCGGCAGCTCTCTTCGCGTATGCCTTCCGGAAACCGACGTTGGTGACCTTCGGAATTCCTCTGAATGTCGTGGGCTATATCGGACTTAGTGTGGTGGTCATGGCTGTTGCGGCTTGGTATTACCGGCTTCCGAGACAGACTTGGAGACGGGTCGGTGTACCAGACCTGATGGTGCTGGCGCGCGCTGTCATGATATCGACCCTCGTGATGTTCGCGCTGGGCTTCATCCTGCAGAGCTGGTTGCAGCTACCCCGTAGTGTTCCGCTGCTGTCTGGCGTGCTGGGCGTGTTGCTCATGGGCAGCGTCCGCGTTCTCTCTCGCTTACTGGCAGAGAAAGTTCGTAGCCGTGGCACACCGGATCAGCGGCGCGTCCTGATCGTAGGCGCTGGAAGTGCAGGCGCCCTCTTTGCTCGGGAAATGCTCAGGCATCCTGAGTCGGGGCTCAGACCTATTGGTTTCATGGACGATGAGGCTGGGAAGCAACGTCAACTGGTTGTAGGACTCCCAGTGTTTGGCCGCATTGCCGATCTGCCAGAGATCGTGAGCCGCGAGGGAGCACAGGAGGTCTTGATTGCCGTGCCTTCTGCTAGTGGGGATTTCGTACGACATGTGGTGGACTTAGCTCGGGAAGCGCAGGTCCGTTACCGGATCATTCCGGGCGTGTTTGAAATTCTTTCCGGTGACGTAAACATCAATCAGATTCGTGATGTGAATGTCGAGGATTTATTACGACGACCTCCGGTGCAACTTAATACCTCTGAGATCGCCGGCTATCTCAAAGACCGGGTGATCCTCGTCACAGGAGCTGGGGGCAGCATAGGTTCAGAACTTGTGAGGCAGCTTGTCCCCTTTGAACCCCGCATAATCTTGCTTTTTGGACGAGGCGAAAACAGTATCTTCAGTATCCAACAGGAATTGACACGGTCCTTTCAGGAGGTCGAGAAGATCGCCTTGATCGGTGACGTGCGCGATGAGGCACGACTGCGCGCCGTGTTTGAGGAATACCGCCCAGAAGTGGTGTTTCATGCAGCTGCCCACAAGCACGTTCCTCTCATGGAGCGCACGCCCTCTGAAGCGATCCTGAACAACGTTATGGGTACCCGGAACGTCGTCAATCTCTGTCTGGAATACGGCACCCTCCGTCTAGTTAATGTTTCCACAGACAAGGCTGTGAACCCGACCAGTGTCATGGGTGCCTCCAAACGGGTAGCGGAGATGGTCGTCTCGGCAGGTGCCGCACGTGCGCAGCCACACCAAGCCTTTGTCTCCGTACGCTTCGGCAATGTTCTGGGAAGCCGGGGTAGCGTCGTGCCGACCTTCATGGCGCAGATCCGGTCAGGAGGGCCGATCACCGTGACTCACCCGGACATGGTGCGGTACTTCATGACCATTCCTGAAGCGTCGCGGCTGGTCCTGCAGGCTGGTGGTCTGGCCGAGAACGGTAAAGTCTACGTTCTGAACATGGGGGATCCAGTCAAGATTGCCGATCTGGCGCGTGACGTGATCCGGCTGAGTGGCGCAACAAACGTTGATGTGGTCTTCAGCGGCATTCGTCCCGGTGAGAAACTGTACGAGGAGTTGATGACTACCAGTGAAGGCATTGATGCCACGACTCACATGGAAATCTTCAGCGCGAAACTTGCTCCAGTCGACACAGAACTCATTGATCGGGAGCTGCGACTTCTGGCTGAACATGCCGCACAGCCAAACCCGGACGCCATCCGGACGGACTTGGCGCGTTTGATTCCGGAAAATAAATTCGGTCAGGTAAGGTAG
- a CDS encoding helix-turn-helix domain-containing protein, giving the protein MKLHERLRELRSERGLRLKDVAETAGISVPYLSDLERGRTNPSLETLQTLAGAYAITVHDLLEGVEFYGASTEGALPKGLADLVADPTLGPQITPDWVRTLSRIELRGKRPRDKQDWYEIYLHLKRILN; this is encoded by the coding sequence ATGAAACTGCACGAAAGACTCCGCGAACTGCGCAGCGAACGCGGGCTGCGGCTCAAGGACGTCGCCGAGACCGCCGGGATCAGCGTCCCGTACCTCAGCGACCTCGAACGTGGCCGCACCAACCCCAGCCTGGAGACCCTCCAGACCCTGGCCGGCGCGTACGCGATCACCGTTCACGACCTGCTCGAAGGGGTCGAGTTCTACGGTGCGTCCACCGAGGGCGCGCTGCCCAAGGGCCTCGCCGACCTAGTCGCCGACCCCACCCTGGGCCCGCAGATCACGCCCGACTGGGTCCGCACCCTGTCCCGCATTGAACTGCGCGGCAAACGCCCCCGCGACAAGCAGGACTGGTACGAGATCTACCTGCACCTCAAACGCATCCTGAACTGA
- a CDS encoding polymer-forming cytoskeletal protein: protein MGVETLRSGDGRAWLELLHREADGDLTPAETELLRALPAEVQAQRERLARVTAVLQAPPFLPRSVAADVAREVHLSARLVSPPLSHTVAPQVAAEVVLSARLAPVSALSRPPLPRSVAAAVARDVRLEQVLARAPAMPGSVAASVTRDVRLGAQLTPPPLPRSVAASVVQDLRLDRTLGVPVPALPGSIAAAVAQQVRHTPPEQLSPAPAAAAALIGNRPRNPAPLIMVVSLLVALTLLAVSTAWPNLAAGALVLQTLLAQVSPLAGVGLLLLLVTSAAVTWRPAPAAQRFGGLAFAVSAALTLPALYGVVTHGTVSFGRDVVVHGTVKGNVLAAGGNIVLAPDAQVEGEVVTLLGDIHREEGAQVGGTVTALLGQVPGDSAAREIQAPSGLGAVTAAAFRPVLGWLGSAAWPQVFVGLTGGALLLLFVSGLAPLLARRQRHAPVRTLALGVLSLAALLGPAGGLALAGLLGPALLAAALAVLLIAVGLSVSAYDAGRALAYRAGLPVPDAVGALVGLSAVAASLSLPPLAFALALVGGTWGAGTLLLTRTGSPMEPQAA from the coding sequence ATGGGCGTGGAGACTCTTCGATCGGGGGACGGGCGGGCGTGGCTGGAGCTGCTGCACCGCGAGGCGGACGGTGACCTGACCCCCGCCGAGACCGAGCTGCTGCGCGCCCTCCCGGCCGAGGTGCAGGCGCAGCGTGAGCGGCTGGCGCGGGTGACGGCTGTCCTTCAGGCGCCGCCATTTCTGCCCCGCAGCGTGGCGGCGGACGTGGCGCGCGAGGTGCACCTGTCCGCGCGGCTGGTCTCCCCTCCCCTGTCCCACACGGTCGCCCCACAGGTGGCGGCGGAGGTGGTGCTGTCGGCGCGGCTGGCCCCGGTGTCTGCCCTGTCCCGGCCCCCCCTACCCCGTAGTGTGGCGGCAGCGGTCGCGCGGGACGTGCGGCTGGAGCAGGTCCTGGCCCGCGCGCCCGCGATGCCCGGCAGTGTAGCGGCCAGCGTGACCCGCGACGTCCGGCTGGGCGCGCAGCTGACCCCGCCGCCGCTGCCCCGTTCGGTCGCGGCGAGCGTGGTTCAGGACCTGCGGCTGGACCGCACGCTGGGGGTGCCAGTCCCCGCGCTGCCGGGCAGTATCGCGGCCGCCGTCGCGCAGCAGGTGCGCCACACCCCGCCAGAGCAGTTGTCGCCCGCTCCGGCCGCAGCCGCCGCGTTGATCGGGAACCGGCCGCGCAACCCGGCGCCGCTGATCATGGTGGTGTCACTGCTCGTGGCGCTGACGCTGCTGGCCGTCTCGACCGCGTGGCCGAACCTCGCGGCGGGCGCGCTGGTACTCCAGACGCTGCTGGCGCAGGTGTCGCCGCTGGCGGGTGTGGGGCTACTGCTGCTGCTCGTGACGAGCGCCGCCGTGACGTGGCGGCCCGCACCCGCCGCGCAGCGGTTCGGGGGGCTGGCCTTCGCCGTGAGTGCCGCGCTGACCCTCCCGGCCCTGTACGGGGTGGTGACACATGGCACAGTCAGTTTCGGGAGGGACGTGGTCGTGCACGGGACTGTGAAGGGCAACGTGCTCGCGGCGGGCGGGAATATCGTGCTGGCCCCCGACGCCCAGGTGGAGGGCGAGGTGGTGACCCTGCTCGGCGACATCCACCGCGAGGAGGGCGCGCAGGTGGGTGGGACCGTCACGGCCCTGCTGGGGCAGGTGCCCGGTGACAGCGCCGCCCGCGAGATCCAGGCGCCGAGCGGGCTGGGGGCCGTGACGGCCGCCGCGTTCCGCCCGGTCCTGGGCTGGCTGGGCAGTGCGGCGTGGCCGCAGGTGTTCGTGGGCCTGACCGGTGGGGCGCTGCTGCTGCTGTTCGTGTCGGGTCTCGCGCCACTGCTCGCGCGGCGCCAGCGGCACGCGCCGGTGAGGACGCTGGCGCTGGGCGTGCTGTCCCTGGCAGCGCTGCTGGGCCCGGCGGGCGGACTGGCGCTGGCGGGTCTGCTGGGCCCGGCGCTGCTGGCGGCGGCGCTGGCGGTGCTGCTGATCGCCGTGGGTCTGAGCGTCAGTGCGTACGACGCGGGCCGCGCGCTGGCGTACCGCGCCGGGCTGCCCGTCCCGGACGCAGTGGGCGCGCTGGTAGGTCTGAGTGCGGTGGCCGCCAGCCTGAGCCTCCCACCGCTGGCATTCGCGCTGGCACTGGTGGGGGGTACCTGGGGCGCGGGCACCCTGCTGCTGACCCGGACGGGCAGCCCAATGGAGCCGCAGGCCGCCTGA
- the moaC gene encoding cyclic pyranopterin monophosphate synthase MoaC produces MVDVSEKVATAREATAEAWVRLPPEARSALEAGTNPKGDPLTVARLAGLAGCKRTADLVTLCHPIPVSGADVRVTLEEAGVYVWAQVRTTAPTGVEMEALTAVTVAALNVYDMLKAASKAIEVTGVRLLGKSGGKSGDYVTPPAGGPGGAPGTSGEG; encoded by the coding sequence ATGGTGGACGTCTCGGAGAAGGTCGCCACGGCGCGTGAGGCCACGGCGGAAGCCTGGGTGCGCCTGCCGCCCGAGGCGCGATCCGCGCTGGAGGCGGGCACCAACCCGAAGGGTGACCCGCTGACGGTGGCGCGGCTGGCTGGGCTGGCGGGCTGCAAGCGCACGGCGGATCTGGTGACGCTGTGCCACCCCATTCCGGTGTCGGGCGCGGACGTGCGCGTGACGCTGGAGGAGGCTGGGGTGTACGTGTGGGCGCAGGTCCGCACGACCGCTCCGACCGGCGTGGAGATGGAGGCCCTGACGGCGGTGACGGTCGCGGCGCTGAACGTGTACGACATGCTCAAGGCGGCCAGCAAGGCCATCGAGGTGACGGGTGTGCGTCTGCTGGGCAAGAGCGGCGGCAAGAGCGGCGACTACGTGACCCCCCCGGCGGGTGGCCCGGGCGGCGCGCCGGGAACTTCTGGCGAAGGTTGA
- a CDS encoding IS3 family transposase (programmed frameshift), producing the protein MKHKQYSENEILDVLAQVEAGTAVGDVARLSGVSKATIHRWQARYGGMTKDDAKRVRQLEEENRRLKKLVAHLALDNSILKEVVGRKLVSPEQMPQVQTPIKRRVIQEVRHLFGISERRACRVLGFHRSTQRHRATRDDRDLADKLRTLACERPRFGYRRLHILLRRQGETVNHKRVYRVYRNEGLAVRKKTRRKGEAHTRLPLTSPTRANERWSLDFVSDQLANGQRFRILNVVDDGTRECVLSYASTSIPGSTVARLLADAIRERGKPEVLLTDNGPEFTGRALDQWAYSQGIAHHFIDPGKPVQNAYIESFNGRMRDEFLNVHWFLSVPQARLSLAIWRRDYNVVRPHSSLGNLTPHEFARQLAG; encoded by the exons ATGAAGCACAAGCAGTACAGCGAAAACGAGATCCTTGATGTCTTGGCCCAAGTTGAGGCGGGCACCGCGGTCGGTGACGTCGCTCGGTTGTCCGGGGTCTCCAAGGCCACCATTCACCGCTGGCAGGCACGGTACGGCGGCATGACCAAGGACGACGCGAAGCGCGTTCGGCAGCTGGAAGAAGAAAATCGTCGCCTGAAGAAGCTGGTGGCGCATCTGGCACTCGATAACAGCATCCTGAAGGAGGTGGTGGGCCGAAAGT TGGTGAGTCCCGAACAGATGCCGCAGGTCCAGACGCCCATCAAACGACGGGTCATCCAGGAAGTGCGGCACCTGTTCGGGATCAGTGAGCGGCGAGCCTGCCGTGTTCTTGGTTTTCATCGTTCTACACAGCGTCATCGCGCGACGAGAGATGACCGTGATCTGGCAGACAAGCTCAGGACGCTCGCGTGCGAGCGTCCCCGGTTCGGATATCGGCGTCTCCACATCCTGCTGCGCCGCCAGGGCGAGACCGTTAACCACAAGCGCGTCTACCGCGTGTACCGGAATGAAGGCTTAGCCGTCCGCAAAAAGACCCGCAGAAAGGGGGAGGCCCACACCAGACTGCCGCTCACGTCGCCGACACGAGCGAATGAGCGCTGGAGCCTGGACTTCGTCAGTGATCAGTTGGCCAACGGGCAACGGTTCCGAATCCTCAACGTTGTAGACGACGGCACGAGGGAATGCGTGCTCAGCTATGCGTCGACATCGATCCCCGGGAGCACCGTGGCGCGTCTGCTGGCAGACGCGATTCGGGAACGCGGAAAACCCGAAGTGCTCCTGACCGACAACGGGCCAGAGTTTACGGGCCGGGCCCTGGATCAGTGGGCGTACTCGCAGGGCATCGCCCATCACTTCATCGACCCCGGAAAGCCCGTTCAGAACGCCTATATTGAGAGCTTTAACGGTCGGATGCGTGACGAGTTCTTGAATGTTCACTGGTTCTTGAGCGTGCCGCAGGCGAGGCTGAGCCTCGCCATCTGGCGGCGGGACTATAACGTCGTCCGTCCCCACAGCTCTCTTGGGAACCTCACGCCACATGAGTTCGCCCGCCAACTGGCGGGCTGA
- a CDS encoding glucose-1-phosphate thymidylyltransferase, producing MKAIIPAAGLGTRLRPLTYTRPKPVLRVAGQPIIAHAIHTLVHAGITDIGIVVSDITRDEIQHAVRGLPDVEITLINQHEQLGLGHAVLTARDWVAQDDFCVYLGDNLFEHGATPFVHAFQQHRPSALIALVEVPDPTAFGVAQLDGTRITRLVEKPKDPPSNLAVAGLYCFTPEIFDMLDGMPPSARGEFEITDGIQRLIDAALNVQGQAVQGWWKDTGRPADLLDANRLLLERLQDDVQGEVTDSRITGRVVMPASARVIRSKIVGPVMLGEGVVIEDAYIGPFTSIGANSVIRGAEVEHSVVDEGAQIENVSKRLQDCLIGVRAQVRGGRTVPRTHKLTISDASLVELA from the coding sequence ATGAAAGCGATCATCCCGGCGGCGGGGCTGGGCACGCGCCTGCGTCCCCTGACCTACACGCGTCCCAAACCGGTCCTGCGCGTTGCTGGTCAGCCCATCATCGCCCACGCCATCCACACCCTCGTGCACGCCGGCATCACTGACATCGGCATCGTCGTCTCCGACATCACCCGCGATGAGATTCAACACGCTGTACGCGGTCTTCCGGACGTGGAGATCACCCTCATCAACCAGCACGAGCAGCTCGGCCTCGGGCACGCCGTCCTCACCGCCCGCGATTGGGTCGCCCAGGACGACTTCTGCGTCTACCTCGGCGACAACCTCTTCGAGCATGGTGCCACCCCCTTCGTCCACGCCTTCCAGCAGCACCGTCCCAGTGCCCTGATCGCCCTGGTGGAGGTCCCTGACCCCACCGCCTTCGGCGTCGCCCAGCTCGACGGCACCCGCATCACCCGCCTCGTCGAGAAACCCAAGGATCCCCCCAGCAACCTCGCCGTCGCTGGTTTGTACTGTTTCACGCCCGAGATCTTCGACATGCTCGACGGCATGCCTCCGTCCGCCCGGGGCGAATTCGAGATCACCGACGGCATCCAGCGCCTGATCGACGCCGCCCTGAACGTCCAGGGTCAGGCCGTGCAGGGCTGGTGGAAGGACACCGGCCGCCCTGCCGATCTGCTCGATGCCAACCGTCTGCTCCTCGAGCGACTGCAGGACGACGTGCAGGGCGAGGTGACCGACTCCAGGATCACGGGGCGGGTGGTGATGCCCGCGTCGGCCCGGGTGATCCGCAGCAAGATCGTCGGACCCGTCATGCTGGGTGAGGGCGTGGTGATTGAGGACGCGTACATCGGGCCGTTCACGAGCATCGGCGCGAACTCGGTGATTCGTGGTGCGGAGGTCGAGCACAGCGTGGTGGACGAGGGCGCGCAGATCGAGAACGTCAGCAAACGCCTGCAGGACTGCCTGATCGGCGTGCGTGCCCAGGTGCGTGGAGGCCGCACGGTGCCCCGCACGCACAAGCTCACCATCAGTGACGCCAGCCTCGTCGAACTCGCCTGA
- a CDS encoding sugar transferase, translating into MYRTIRSFRPSITNVGTPKAGLIGGLAAVAARVPVRIYTLHGLRLETVKGPKGRLLHSAERLAMACAHRVVCMSPSLQERVNELGLAPAHKTVVLGSGSPNGVRQPGVTDPAVTASHRATLGLREDTPVIGFVGRFTRDKGMAELMEAFRRVQERLPSARLLLIGDYEPGDPVSPEVRDLIERTPGILRTGFVPDVYPYYPLMKVVAFPSYREGLGLVPLEAAINGVPSIVTNTTGAKDTVRDGVTGWRVPVGDADALADALTSALLDPADTRRRGEAGRRWVTENFDPTSVQQRWADYYAELLHWRALSERHRGKRWMDAVLAGGGLVVLGGPLILLALLVRFKLGSPVLFKQVRPGLAGQPFTMYKFRTMTDERAPNGELLPDSVRLTRFGRWLRATSLDELPELWNVLRGDMSLVGPRPLLMSYLPLYSERQFRRHDVRPGVTGWAQVNGRNALSWDEKFERDVWYVENHSLALDARILMMTVQKVFQREGISAAGEATMPRFTGSDSSHSD; encoded by the coding sequence ATGTACCGGACCATCCGTAGCTTCCGGCCCAGTATCACGAATGTGGGCACACCGAAAGCGGGCCTGATCGGTGGTCTGGCTGCGGTGGCGGCGCGCGTGCCGGTGCGGATCTACACGCTGCATGGGCTGCGCCTGGAAACAGTGAAGGGTCCGAAAGGACGGCTGCTGCATTCTGCCGAGCGTCTCGCGATGGCCTGCGCCCACCGGGTGGTGTGCATGAGTCCCAGCCTGCAGGAACGGGTGAATGAGCTGGGCCTTGCTCCTGCACACAAGACAGTGGTTCTGGGCAGTGGCAGCCCGAATGGTGTCCGGCAGCCTGGCGTAACCGACCCGGCAGTCACCGCGTCACACCGGGCAACGCTGGGCCTGCGGGAGGATACACCGGTCATCGGTTTTGTGGGCCGCTTCACGCGGGACAAGGGAATGGCGGAGTTAATGGAAGCCTTCAGGCGGGTGCAGGAGCGGCTGCCGTCCGCCCGTCTGCTACTGATCGGTGACTATGAACCGGGAGATCCGGTTTCACCTGAGGTGCGTGACCTGATCGAGCGGACACCGGGGATCCTGCGGACGGGTTTTGTGCCTGACGTTTATCCGTACTACCCTCTGATGAAAGTTGTGGCCTTCCCCAGCTATCGGGAAGGCTTAGGCCTAGTTCCCTTGGAAGCCGCCATAAATGGAGTACCTAGCATCGTCACCAACACTACTGGTGCTAAGGACACTGTCAGGGACGGGGTGACTGGTTGGCGTGTACCTGTAGGTGATGCCGACGCGCTTGCGGACGCCCTGACGAGCGCGCTGCTTGACCCTGCGGACACCCGGCGGCGCGGTGAGGCGGGACGCCGCTGGGTCACCGAGAACTTCGACCCCACAAGCGTGCAGCAACGCTGGGCCGACTATTACGCTGAACTTCTGCATTGGCGGGCGCTGAGTGAGCGTCACCGCGGCAAACGTTGGATGGATGCCGTGCTGGCCGGTGGGGGTCTGGTCGTCCTGGGTGGTCCTCTGATACTGCTGGCTCTGCTGGTGCGCTTCAAGCTGGGGAGTCCAGTGCTGTTCAAGCAGGTGCGCCCTGGGCTGGCAGGACAACCGTTCACCATGTACAAGTTCCGGACCATGACGGATGAACGCGCCCCCAATGGAGAGCTGCTACCGGATTCGGTACGGTTGACCCGATTCGGGAGGTGGTTGCGGGCGACGAGTCTTGACGAGTTGCCGGAACTGTGGAACGTACTCCGGGGCGACATGAGTCTTGTCGGGCCGCGGCCCCTTCTGATGTCCTACCTTCCGCTGTACAGCGAACGTCAGTTCCGGCGGCATGACGTCCGGCCAGGCGTCACTGGTTGGGCTCAGGTCAACGGACGTAACGCCCTGTCGTGGGATGAGAAGTTCGAGCGTGACGTCTGGTACGTCGAGAACCACTCGTTGGCCCTGGACGCTAGGATCCTGATGATGACTGTTCAGAAGGTCTTCCAGCGTGAGGGCATCAGCGCCGCCGGAGAGGCCACGATGCCGCGGTTCACGGGTTCCGATTCTTCCCACTCCGATTAG
- a CDS encoding O-antigen ligase family protein, producing the protein MPISVGLVLVMGTAILMTLTSGTPLLSSRLSHPYMTPITLGLAGALCIWLALFGQAHRAWRLFLGCAGVSVLLLSASRGPLLAAVIGVAAGLLVHSSRRVLMGAVAAVLLAAGISTLSVGEGNGLLTRLVQSDTNGRDLVWANALSAYQSAPVTGVGPYFLGRHLQSPGTSCELWTGPTGTLTCPSWLQDIGSPWLIAHNGALHQIAETGPLGLSGLFILIGAVVLVAWRSRDALGIAVLSGLLVANLTDNTLIAPSAFYAETFWLIAGVQLARTRELKFSQGLTGAALLVVLAFPVWAAALSARPAPPGALLFIRAPESVSMPQGYTIYTSWRLLPGQYRLVLRSCLQSCAPVQVTSIDTHGRETISLEITGPIRNVPVQTLQLQLYPAISGTDALPLATHEWSVSLRR; encoded by the coding sequence ATGCCGATCAGTGTTGGCCTGGTTCTCGTGATGGGCACAGCTATCCTGATGACACTGACAAGTGGCACTCCTCTACTGTCGAGCCGCCTGTCACACCCCTACATGACCCCCATCACTCTCGGTCTGGCTGGAGCGCTCTGCATCTGGCTCGCGCTATTCGGACAGGCTCACCGCGCCTGGCGGCTCTTCCTCGGGTGTGCCGGTGTCAGCGTCCTCCTCCTTTCCGCGAGTCGGGGCCCCCTGCTGGCTGCGGTCATCGGTGTGGCCGCTGGTCTCCTCGTCCACTCCAGCCGCCGCGTTCTGATGGGCGCAGTCGCCGCCGTCCTGCTTGCTGCGGGGATCTCCACCCTGAGTGTCGGTGAAGGCAACGGCCTCCTGACGAGACTCGTGCAGTCCGACACTAATGGCCGCGACTTAGTGTGGGCCAACGCCCTGTCTGCCTACCAGAGCGCACCTGTGACTGGGGTTGGCCCCTACTTCCTTGGGAGGCACCTGCAGTCACCCGGAACCAGCTGCGAACTCTGGACTGGACCGACCGGCACTCTGACGTGTCCATCCTGGCTTCAGGATATCGGCAGCCCCTGGCTGATCGCTCACAACGGTGCACTGCATCAGATAGCAGAGACGGGGCCACTCGGGCTATCCGGTCTGTTCATCCTCATCGGCGCTGTCGTTCTCGTGGCTTGGCGTTCGCGGGACGCTCTGGGGATCGCAGTTCTCAGCGGTCTGCTGGTCGCCAACCTGACCGATAACACTCTCATTGCTCCTAGTGCCTTCTACGCCGAAACCTTCTGGTTGATTGCCGGCGTACAGCTTGCGCGCACACGTGAACTCAAGTTCAGTCAGGGCCTAACTGGCGCAGCACTGCTGGTGGTGCTGGCCTTCCCGGTGTGGGCTGCGGCTCTGTCAGCGCGACCGGCCCCACCCGGTGCCCTCCTGTTTATCCGAGCTCCCGAGTCCGTGAGCATGCCTCAGGGGTATACGATATACACCAGCTGGCGCCTACTTCCCGGGCAGTACCGACTGGTGCTGCGCAGCTGCCTGCAGAGCTGCGCGCCTGTACAGGTCACCTCAATTGACACGCATGGTCGGGAAACGATCAGTCTTGAGATCACAGGTCCCATCCGGAACGTCCCAGTACAGACCCTGCAACTCCAGCTGTACCCTGCCATTTCAGGAACAGACGCTCTTCCCCTGGCAACCCATGAATGGTCTGTGAGCCTTCGCCGATGA
- a CDS encoding DegT/DnrJ/EryC1/StrS family aminotransferase, which translates to MNRTVLPFQGWPLFEQDEVQAVTEVLQSGKVNYWTGEEARLFEREYAEYLGVQHAIALHNGTLALELALYAFGIGAGDEVITTARTFIASASAAVMRGCVPVIADIDPVSQNITAETVRPLVTERTRAIIAVHLAGWPCDMDSIMELARQHNLIVIEDCAQAHGAFYKGRPVGSIGHAGAFSFCQDKIMTTGGEGGLLALNDTKVWKKAWAYKDHGKSYDAVYHREHAPGFRWLHESFGTNWRMLEVQAAIGRLQLRKLPDWIERRRANADILTNRLSKHEALRVTIPDSDFYHSYYKYYVFVRPERLSEGWDRDRVMNAISGQGVPCFSGSCSEIYLEKAFTDAGYGPESRLPVAQELGETSLMFLVHPTLSELDMHRMADIVDIVMAQAQLP; encoded by the coding sequence ATGAACCGAACTGTTTTGCCCTTTCAAGGCTGGCCACTTTTTGAACAGGATGAAGTGCAGGCTGTCACTGAGGTGCTTCAGTCTGGGAAAGTAAATTACTGGACCGGTGAGGAGGCGCGCCTGTTTGAACGTGAGTACGCTGAGTACCTGGGGGTTCAGCATGCTATTGCACTTCACAACGGCACGCTGGCACTGGAGTTGGCCCTGTATGCCTTCGGCATAGGAGCGGGTGACGAGGTGATCACGACAGCCAGGACATTTATCGCTTCAGCGAGTGCAGCGGTGATGCGTGGCTGCGTACCCGTGATTGCTGATATCGATCCTGTCAGCCAGAACATTACCGCAGAGACAGTACGTCCTCTGGTCACTGAAAGGACCAGAGCCATCATCGCTGTTCATTTGGCAGGCTGGCCATGCGACATGGACAGCATCATGGAACTGGCGCGGCAACATAATCTGATCGTTATTGAGGACTGTGCACAGGCGCATGGTGCGTTTTATAAAGGTCGTCCTGTGGGCAGTATTGGGCATGCCGGGGCGTTCTCATTCTGCCAGGACAAGATTATGACCACGGGTGGCGAGGGCGGTCTGTTAGCCCTGAACGACACAAAGGTATGGAAAAAGGCCTGGGCGTATAAAGATCATGGGAAAAGCTATGACGCAGTTTATCACCGCGAGCATGCTCCGGGGTTCCGTTGGCTTCATGAATCGTTCGGCACCAATTGGCGGATGCTAGAGGTTCAGGCAGCAATAGGCCGGTTACAGTTGCGCAAGTTACCAGATTGGATTGAGCGGCGCCGTGCCAATGCGGACATCCTTACGAACCGTTTAAGCAAACATGAGGCCCTACGGGTCACTATTCCAGACAGTGACTTTTATCACTCATATTATAAGTACTATGTGTTCGTGCGGCCAGAGCGCCTCTCCGAGGGTTGGGACCGTGACAGGGTGATGAATGCCATTTCAGGACAGGGCGTACCGTGCTTCAGCGGGTCCTGCTCAGAAATCTATTTGGAGAAGGCATTTACTGATGCCGGGTATGGGCCAGAGAGTCGCCTTCCCGTAGCGCAGGAACTTGGCGAAACCTCCCTGATGTTTTTGGTGCACCCCACGCTCTCTGAGCTGGATATGCACCGGATGGCCGACATAGTCGATATCGTTATGGCGCAGGCACAGCTGCCGTGA